The Chrysemys picta bellii isolate R12L10 chromosome 3, ASM1138683v2, whole genome shotgun sequence DNA window ATGGGGAGGAGAGATGTCTTTATATGCTGAGTATGTAAATGCGAAGTAAAAACATAAACATGTTGCTAAAAATCTATAAGGTCTTTATTTTCCTCCCCTGAAAATTACTCTGTGCAGAACAGAAATGACTTGTTTCATCTACCAGGGGGAAAGAAATCCCGTAGATCTAGGGCTTTTTCCAAGAACCACAAAAAACGTGGACGCCACAATTGTTTTAACTCACAAGGAAACAAAGTTCTGGATCTGTTGGAGGCAGAGATCTGACAGGCGGTTAGTACTGTAGATGGTTAGCTGGAGAAGGATCTGTTTGAGGGTCTACAGGGAGATTGATCTCTGATTTATTGTGTGTGAGAGCTGTCTGGGGATCTGTTGGAATGTTAGCTGGAGGGGATCTGCTTGGGGATCTACTGGAATGGTTGGCTGAAGGGGGTCTGTTTCGGAATCTATTGGCTGGTTAGCTGGAGGGGGTCTATTTGGGGATCTGATCTCTGATTTATTGGGTGTGTGAGCTGTTGGGGTCTGTTAGATAgttgggggggtgttggggatCTCCGTGGGGTCGATTCAGGGGTGCCCAGTTTGCAGATCTATTGGGGTGCCGGGGGCACAGAGAAGGGGCGGTTTCTCTGGCTCAcgctgctcctctctctctctctctctctctccccagacgGCTCCTTCCCGATGAGCCAGCGCAGCTTCCCCGCTTCGTTCTGGAACAGCGCGTACCAGCCCTCCTCCGTCCCGGcctccctgagcagcagcctgggcagCCCCCTGGCCGCCGCCGCCCACAGCGAGCTGCCCTTCGCCGCGGCCGACCCCTACTCACCGGCCGCGCTGCACGGCCACCTGCACCAGGGCGGGCCGGAGCCCTGGCACCACCCGCACCCGCACCCCTACCTGGGCGCCCAGGGCTCCGCCTACCCCCGCCCCGCCGCCATGCACGAGGTCTACGGCGCCCACTTCGACCCCCGCTACAGTTCGCTGCTGGTGCCCGCCGCCTCGGTCCGCCCGCACCGCCTGCCGCCCGCCTCGGCGCCCGCGCCCGGCAGCCCCCAGTGCGAGCTGGGAAAGAGCGAGCCCGCCAGCGCGGCCTGGGCGGCGCCGGGCCCTTTCCCCAGCCCGGCGGGGGACatggcccagggcctgggcctcaaTGTGGACGCAGGTAAGGGGCAGGGCCTCCCCCATCCGCCCTCCCGCGATGCACTGGTGCCGGGCCTGATCCCACGCTCCCCAATTAACCTTTCCTGGGCCCCCCTGGGGGCAATGGAGCACGGCGCGGTGGGGAGGTGTgggtccccagagcgaggggccggCCAGGGACATGACATGGTCCGcccagcccagtgcgagggcaGTTGCCACAAAGGTCCATGCGCCACCACGCATTGCTCCCCCCCATTCCCTatggccagcagccccccccccactatgccataaatgcacagcaccctgcacaacaccacctCGCCCAgcgccccaccacaactgcccagcaccccacacacaacccccactccttagtgccccaacacacagagatcttccCCACCTCTTCACAGCCCAACACCGCCCCAGACTCCcaagagacccactcccccacaccctgcctccCGGCCGCACTCAGTGGCCCTGCTGGGAGAcaactgtgtctgccaggctgagctgaCAGTGCAaccagggctggtcccaggatGGGGAATCGCTCTGGCCCCTCGGGAGTGGCGAGATCAGCCAGGCCACGGCCTGCTCTGGCCGAGCTCTCTCAGGACCCACTTACCTGGAGGGTcccagccaaccccccccccacacacacacacacacacacacactgttcctcCCCagctggctgagactggccaggcttctgcaccagtcccaggcagctcagctctggggagacaggcGAGACCctacaggtggtgggaagcagagactgcccagagctggaggtgcactggggtctggccgggggcagagagaagccggtgggtggggctgagggtggAGAGGAGTCCTTGGCTGGCGGGCGGGCAGGCCGAGAGGAGCAAGGGGGCGGGAGCCAGTGGGCTGGCAGGGtctcagggcacagtgcaagcagagcagTCCAGGGctccttctgagcatgggcccagctccatggtgccactggtgccattgtaaacccggcaTTGCCCCAGGGCTGAGGAGAGGTTTGAGTTGGGAGCAGGCTCCAGACTGCACCGCCTGGGCATAACGGGAAGGCTGCTGCCTAAGGGCCCTCCCTTGCCCCAAGACAAGCTGAACTCCTGCTAAGGCTGCCTGCAGGCCCCAGTGAGGTGTTTCCAGACTTCACCTTCCCCCACATCTGCCATCCTCCACTGGGTGAGGGGAAGCACAATTGCTTTTCCCAAGGAAAAGTGCAAcggtttcccctcccccaggaaaGCTGATACGTTGGTCTTTTATGTGTGATCAGGTGCATAGGGGAAGCTTTTTGCAGCTATGTTTTCACTGGAAAGGTGAGACAGATATAGCCTTGGTTTCTAGCAGGGTGAGCACACAAAAATAGGGAACGCTCTCTGGGAAGCATTTCTCAGTATTTGGCACATGGTTATTCTGACCACAATGAATGATCCCTCTAAGCTTTCGACAAAACAGGAATCCACACTTTTCCCTGGcctagtttggtttttttttctttgcttcacCACTGCCTTTCATTCTGGGGAGCCTCACTTTAGATCCCTTCTCCGCTCTCACAAGGAAATAGTGGTGTTTGGCTTTCTCTGTCCTTAAACATCTTGTacctgtttttcttctttcccccttttttccccttctctccatTCTCAGGTTTGCAGCCTCAGGATAAAAGCAAGGATCTGTACTGGTTTTAGACCTGTCCTTCACCTCTTCttcccctgggctctcccccagtAGATCTCTGCCTAGTAGAATTGGTGACATTCAGAGCTGAAATCAAGTGGGTTTGTAACAGCTTCTGATCTTGGTTTTCAGCTCGCCGTTATTCCTTCTGTGGTGGATCTCTCCTGAGCTGATCTGCTGACTCAAAGACCCCCGAGTCCCCTTCCTCTCTTCCTTCAGACAAGCCCACCATGGCTCAGCATCTATGCCAGGCATTTCAAGGACAAGAACACGGGGAAGGCAATGGGACTTCATACTACTTGGCATTTCAAATACAATACTTAAGACATATTGTGGAGGATAAAATTCCTTCTGTTGAAAGAGGAGAGCCAAAGACACTTTTATTTAAACTAACTCCACACCCAGAACTGTGGTCAGACTGCTTAAAAAGAGTTAAATTATGTGGACAGTGATGTGAAATCACTGGCCTTCttaaggaagggggagggaaagttgttggggttttttttggtggtgttgTGAATATTTTTTATGCAATGAGAATTATTTCTTGAAAGCAGGTTGGGGAGATACTCAGTGATTTTGAACTGGGTTTGTACTTTACATTATAGAAAactgaaaggaaaggaaattttAACTCATGAACACTTTTGGACTGTTAACAAAATTGGACAGATCTTTCGGCCTGGGGTTATGAGTGGCAAGTGGCTAGCTTGGGCCACCTGCCCTGGGCTTACAGAAATGCAGCTGTTCCAGGGACAACTGTTCAAACTCCAGAAACTTGACAACCAAGGTGGCACTTCTCAGAGTTTGGCACAACAATTGcattggatatatatatatatatatatatatatatatatatatatatatatatatatatatatatatatatatatatatatatataattttttttacaagGAATGTTTTATGATGAAAGAAGAaacccttaaaaaaataaaacctgacaGCCTTCATGGGGAACAACTGGAGCACACCAGAAGGAAAGGCACATTGTGGACAATTGATATCCATTGCCTCTAAtatttctctttgtctgtgtgttGCTGTCATTCTGTCACTTTAATAGTAATTTTTTGAGGGTGGGAATAAGGGATGTTTTTAAATGTAGAAAAGCTATATTAAAGATGTCTCCTTTCACTCAGCATGTGTGTTTGTGAAGGATTAAAGCTAAACAAATAGGGTGATGTCACAAACTGGAAACTTTAgggtaaaatggggaaaaaacacctGTAATGTGGACAAAGTGACCCATTTTAGTTACTTTGTATTAAAGCTAAACACAAATCTTGATGGTGCAAAATATTTTCTTACGTGAGTTTTAAAAGGAAGTGTAACAAATACAGAAGATAAGGGGATACAGTAGTGCTTAGCCACTATATGTTATAGGTTACAGTCTCCTTGTATGATGAACTAATATAAAATAAGCAAGGTGTCATTCTGCAACAAAATGTCCCCCTTCAAAAATCTCAGAAAAGAGGGGATTGTAAAACCCAGCAGTTCCTATTAGTGTTGTCATTCAAAACGCTTATATAGTCACATCAGTGTCAACTAAAACTTCCTCATGCTGGATCAGGGACACTGAGAATTGGATCATGCTTCTTCTGGATTTCCCTTCCACACTGGCTCTAAGGTAGCTGGATTTATGGAGGCACATGGGAATCTTAGTAATGAGAATTAAGGAAAGCACTGTATATAACCACTGGCTGAAAATTGATTTGAGAAACACTTTATTTAAGGACCATCTTTACTTAATGCTTTGCAGAAGATGGTGCACTGTGATTATTTTAACCCAGGGCACCCACAAGAATTTTCCTCTTAGTCTACAGTAAACCAGGACCCAGACAGGCTGCAGAAAGGCAGACtgcagaatttatttatttatatttattaaaccAAAATATTCGCAGGATCCTACATAGGAAAGAGGCAGCAGCTCTTGGAAAAAACACATAAGAAGTGTTAGTCAAAAAGTGATAGTTTGGGAGGTACAGGGGGTAGGATTTTGTccaaaaatgctgcttttttgaaattttgaaaattcaaaaaatttcaaccagctctagtatgAATTGCACTTCATTGGGAATGTTTATTCTCTCCCCCGTTCCCTATCCTCCCCCACCAAACACCTCCCCAGGCTTATACTGAACAGGGCTGGGTGAATTCAGCCAAAATGTATTTGTGAATATTCTTGCAAGTAAAACCcagccattcacttcagtggccTTTACAAAAATGATTCGTGAACTTTAATTCAGGGGACCGAAAGTTTATTTGCAATAAGgtttgcacaaatacagaatctGTAAATATTGGTATGAGTATTTGTACTCAAAATGCTCCTGTTCTTATTTATTGTTGGTACAGTGGTGGCACCCAGGGGCCCCATATCAGAACAGGGGCCTCTTTGTGCTAGGTACTATGCAAACATaaagtaaaaaaaacccaccacaactACTTCCCCAAAGAGATTATTATCTAAATTGATataaaccctgatcctgcaaaaaagacatgcttaactttatacactgTGTGGTGTTCGTTGACCTCATGGGGACTACTTGCAGTGCATAAACTTAAACacatgcaggattggggtcttagactgtaagatctGAGAAGAAACTATCTTTTTAtgatgtgtttatacagtgcctaacacagtgGTTCCCTTGGTGCTACAGAAATAATTTCTCTCATGGCCATTTTTAAGCTGTTTTACTGCTATGTGCACACCAAATTCATTGAACAAGTAAGAATGTTTGCAGGTAAACTGTAAATATGGTCACCATCACTTCCTGCTTAATAAAGCATAGGTCACCCAATAAGTGAACAGACCCACAAGTGTCCAGTGCAGTGGCATGAAGAGAATAATCACAGCGATCATTTTGTGAATGACCCATAGGGTGTTTGCAGTGTCTGGTTGCAGAACAACTGAGCATAACCAAGAAACTAATTAAAACCACAACCTGTTCACAGAGATTTCCAGAAAGGAAACACAAGTTAAATTCACTTAAACTGTTTCCTGCAAATAGTTTATACTGAGTATAATGTGAGAAAAAACAGGATTCAATGTATGTAATTTTTAAGGGTTTGAGGGTTAATACGCTGAGTATCTTCAATAAggacttttccatttttttttcttatgaaaaTTGTGGACATTTGGCACAACCTGGTTCATGCCAAAGGCAAAAAAATTGCTCTTCAGGAATATTTTTACGAGCTCCATCCTTAACACTAGTCCCCAGCAGGGATACTTGAGCAGAATCCAGAGAGGGGGAGAACTGCATTTAAGACTGGAAAATTGCACCAATCTCTGCTTTGGTTTTGGCGGTGGAATTTTAAAAGGGGCTCCTGGAAGCTGTCTCCAACGTCTACGCTACCTGCCGGATCGacgggtagtgattgatctatcggggattgatttatcatgtgtagtgtagacgcgataaatcaatccccaatcgctctcccgtcgactgctgaactccagcagtgcaagaggcggaagcaaagtcgacgggggagtggcagcctTCAATCCAGCACTGCGAGGAcacgaagtaagtaattttaattcgatctaagatacggcgacttcagctacgctattctcgtagctgaagttgtgtatcttagatcgatccccgccccccagtgtataCCACAGTGGTGAGTCTGAGAACAAAGCAGACAACGATGTTCACACACAGCTACCCTTGCATTTGGAGTTGAAAGGATTTATCCTAACATTGGGTGTGTATTAGCATAAAGATCCTTGTTTCCTAGTGGGTTATTCATATAagccccaggggaggggaggcaagtGAAGTAGATTCTGGATAATCCCTCTGCCCCTCACAGGAAGCCTGTGTTGCCTGTCTCTGGGGAATCttatctgccccatctccaccTTAGGTTGGGAGGCGCTGCTGTCCCCTCTCACTTTCCCTTTGAAGTTCTAGATTGGTCCCTGTCTGGAAGGGAGTGAAATGCAGTGGGTGTTTTTGGACACACCAGGGACCCTTTACTGGCTTCTCTCATGCATCTTTCTGGCAAGTCTCTAATTAACATATCCTTTTGCACTGTAGGGAAGCAAACCAGCTCCTCTGGAGGGCTGTGGTGTCCTGGCCAGTGGCTGTGGCCTGCCACCCAGAGGAGCAGTTGCTGCTAGAGAGGGAGAAGGACTGACTGTTTGTGGGTGTAGCTGGTTGGCTGGAGAAGCAGTCTCTTAGATAGTTTATTGTTTTTCAGGGCAAGGTGAAGGGGCAGAAGAGTGGACAGAAATGTATGTCCTAGCAATGGCCATGAATCCGGTGCGATGAGTCTCAGGACCCAAGTTGTATCCTTGGTTTCTGCACAATAATAAGCTTTACTTAAACCTCTTAGGTCAGAACACATCCAAAATTGGGAGGATTTAACTGTTTGCACCCATCTCTAATATTATATTTGGGGTTAATTCAGATATCTGGAAAAGTAGCCATCTCTTGCTCTCAGTGTGACCCACAGCCTATCTGTGAATAACACACACAAAGCATACAGCTCCTGAGTTATAACTCTAGAAGGTACAGGGCAAATCCATAAAGGCCTAGCATGCCATTGGGAGTGCCCCCACCTTCTCCGGTGGCAGCATGCTGCATATCTCATATCCACATCAGGACCCTACAGGAGAAAGTGAAGGGGATATTGGTGTATCCGCCAGAAACACTCACGTGGCCCAATTGAGTTGAGCACAGTGTTGATCGAAATGGCCTAAATCCTGTGTTGTCTAGTCCTCT harbors:
- the VGLL2 gene encoding transcription cofactor vestigial-like protein 2 isoform X1; its protein translation is MIQKISSQLPLAMSCLDVMYQVYGPPQPYFAAAYSPYHQKLAFYSKMQEAPESASSASTSSGSSSFSSHAPASIKEEDCSPEKERPPEAEYINSRCVLFTYFQGDISSVVDEHFSRALSQPSSYSPSSASAKTSRSTSSWRDGSFPMSQRSFPASFWNSAYQPSSVPASLSSSLGSPLAAAAHSELPFAAADPYSPAALHGHLHQGGPEPWHHPHPHPYLGAQGSAYPRPAAMHEVYGAHFDPRYSSLLVPAASVRPHRLPPASAPAPGSPQCELGKSEPASAAWAAPGPFPSPAGDMAQGLGLNVDAGLQPQDKSKDLYWF
- the VGLL2 gene encoding transcription cofactor vestigial-like protein 2 isoform X2, yielding MIQKISSQLPLAMSCLDVMYQVYGPPQPYFAAAYSPYHQKLAFYSKMQEAPESASSASTSSGSSSFSSHAPASIKEEDCSPEKERPPEAEYINSRCVLFTYFQGDISSVVDEHFSRALSQPSSYSPSSASAKTSRSTSSWRDGSFPMSQRSFPASFWNSAYQPSSVPASLSSSLGSPLAAAAHSELPFAAADPYSPAALHGHLHQGGPEPWHHPHPHPYLGAQGSAYPRPAAMHEVYGAHFDPRYSSLLVPAASVRPHRLPPASAPAPGSPQCELGKSEPASAAWAAPGPFPSPAGDMAQGLGLNVDAARRYSFCGGSLLS